The Streptomyces sp. NL15-2K genome contains a region encoding:
- a CDS encoding ABC transporter permease → MGETSRLADGLRAYGLIAGMWIRSSLAYRASFAMTVLGNLLLSGLDFVAILLMFSRVDSLGGYALPEVALLYGLSVTSFGLADLMCNSLGQLGQRVRDGTLDTLFVRPAPVLAQAAADRFALRRVARLTQGALVLGYALVAVDVDWTVLKVLLVPVMLVSGAAIFGAVFVAGASFQILVQDAAEVQSAFTYGGTTMLQYPPSVFGKDLVRGVTFVLPLAFVNWVPVAYVLGRPYPLGLPEGAAFASPLVAVACCALAGSAWRAGLRSYRSTGS, encoded by the coding sequence GTGGGTGAGACCAGCCGTCTGGCGGACGGGCTGCGCGCCTACGGGCTGATCGCCGGGATGTGGATCCGCTCCAGCCTGGCCTACCGCGCATCCTTCGCCATGACCGTGCTCGGCAATCTGCTGCTGTCCGGGCTCGACTTTGTCGCGATCCTGCTGATGTTCTCGCGGGTCGACTCGCTCGGCGGCTACGCCCTGCCCGAGGTCGCCCTGCTGTACGGCCTGTCCGTCACGTCCTTCGGCCTTGCGGACCTGATGTGCAACTCGCTGGGCCAACTGGGCCAGCGGGTGCGTGACGGCACGCTCGACACGCTGTTCGTGCGGCCGGCGCCGGTGCTCGCGCAGGCCGCGGCGGACCGCTTCGCGCTGCGCCGTGTCGCCCGCCTCACGCAGGGGGCGCTGGTGCTGGGCTACGCGCTCGTCGCGGTCGACGTCGACTGGACCGTGCTGAAGGTGCTGCTGGTGCCGGTCATGCTGGTCAGCGGTGCGGCGATCTTCGGCGCGGTGTTCGTCGCGGGCGCGTCCTTCCAGATTCTGGTGCAGGACGCCGCCGAGGTGCAGAGCGCGTTCACGTACGGCGGCACGACCATGCTGCAGTACCCGCCCAGTGTGTTCGGCAAGGACCTGGTGCGCGGGGTGACCTTCGTGCTGCCGCTGGCGTTCGTCAACTGGGTGCCCGTGGCCTATGTGTTGGGGCGGCCGTATCCGCTGGGCCTGCCGGAGGGGGCGGCGTTCGCGTCGCCGTTGGTGGCGGTGGCGTGCTGTGCGCTGGCCGGGTCGGCCTGGCGGGCGGGGCTGCGGTCGTATCGGAGTACGGGGAGCTGA
- a CDS encoding ABC-2 family transporter protein, whose amino-acid sequence MGSGRLYAAVAAGGFRRYATYRAATAAGVFTNTVFGLILVYTYLALWDERPHLGGYDQAQAVTYVWLGQALLAALAIQGGGFEIELMERIRTGEIAIDLYRPADLQLWWLANDLGRSLFQLLGRGVIPFVFGALFFPVALPHDPLTWLAFLVAVLLGAVVSFGIRYLVALSAFWLLDGKGMLQLLMITGVFCSGMTLPLNVFPGVLGEVVRALPWSALLQLPADILMGKADPLGAYVFAAAWAVALLAAGRLLQSSATRRVVVQGG is encoded by the coding sequence GTGGGTTCGGGGCGGTTGTACGCGGCCGTCGCGGCGGGGGGTTTCAGAAGATACGCGACGTATCGGGCGGCCACGGCCGCGGGGGTGTTCACCAATACCGTTTTCGGCCTGATTCTGGTGTACACGTATCTGGCGCTGTGGGACGAGAGACCCCACCTAGGGGGGTACGACCAGGCACAGGCCGTCACCTATGTGTGGCTGGGGCAGGCGTTGCTCGCGGCGCTGGCCATCCAGGGCGGGGGCTTCGAGATCGAGCTCATGGAACGCATCCGTACCGGTGAGATCGCGATCGACCTCTACCGGCCGGCCGACCTCCAGCTGTGGTGGCTGGCGAACGATCTGGGCAGGTCGCTCTTCCAGCTCCTGGGGCGGGGGGTGATCCCCTTCGTCTTCGGGGCGCTCTTCTTCCCGGTGGCGCTGCCGCACGATCCGCTGACCTGGCTGGCGTTCCTGGTCGCGGTCCTGCTCGGGGCGGTCGTCAGTTTCGGGATCCGCTACCTGGTGGCGCTGAGCGCGTTCTGGCTGCTGGACGGCAAGGGCATGCTGCAACTCCTGATGATCACCGGGGTGTTCTGTTCGGGGATGACGTTGCCGCTGAACGTCTTCCCGGGGGTGCTGGGCGAGGTCGTACGGGCCCTGCCGTGGTCGGCCCTGCTGCAGCTGCCCGCGGACATCCTGATGGGGAAGGCCGATCCGCTGGGTGCCTATGTCTTCGCGGCGGCCTGGGCCGTGGCGCTCCTGGCGGCCGGGCGACTGTTGCAGTCGTCGGCGACCCGGCGGGTGGTGGTCCAGGGTGGGTGA
- a CDS encoding transglycosylase domain-containing protein yields MSDEPQPQQPNQGWAPTEPEAASEPAGPAGQKPKRPGRTGWRRIIPTWRMVLGTFVIGTLLLIGLFFLGYSLVKIPPANALATKQSNVYLYADGSQLARDGEVNRENVSLARISKAAQHAVLAAEDRDFYTESAIDPKAMLRAAWNTATGKGKQSGSTITQQYVKNYYLAQEQTVTRKVKEFFISIKLDRTESKAQILEGYLNTSYFGRNAYGIQAAAQAYYGVDATELTAAQGAYLAALVNAPSEYDVVAHPENKTSAEARWNYVLDGMVTKGWLSASDRAGMKFPMPKEATLSTGMSGQRGYIVTAIKDYLTKNKIVDADSLDAGGYRITTTLQKSKQNAFVDAVNDQLMDKLDKKNRKVDTYVRAGGAAVDPKTGKVLAMYGGIDYVKQYTNNATRGDFQVGSTFKPFVFTSAVQNDSLTQDGRTITPNTIYDGTNKRPVVGWDGGPYAPENEDQVSYGDITVREATDKSVNSVYAQMAVDVGSDKVKKTAIALGIPADTPDLTASPSIALGPSTASVLDMAQAYATLANHGKHGTYTMIEKITKDGSQEIELPRQKTRQAVSREAADTTTSVLQSVVENGTATAAQAAGRPAAGKTGTAEEDTAAWFAGYTPDLATVVSVMGQDPVTAAHKPLYNAMGLPRINGGGAPAEIWAQFTKDALKGKPVTDFDLELQPGAEETQAPPSDVPVDPTAGGQDNGGTTGDTTGGQDTEGQTGGQSESATPSTPSTSAPADGGTTDGGTTTDGGTTDGATGGTTGDTTTGGTTDGGTTGETSGDTTDGSQGGPTTGGLTPQFTGTRRQ; encoded by the coding sequence ATGAGTGACGAGCCGCAGCCGCAGCAGCCGAACCAGGGCTGGGCACCGACAGAGCCGGAAGCGGCCTCGGAACCCGCAGGGCCGGCCGGCCAGAAGCCCAAGCGCCCGGGGCGCACCGGCTGGCGCCGGATCATCCCGACCTGGCGCATGGTGCTCGGGACGTTCGTCATCGGGACCCTGCTCCTGATCGGCCTGTTCTTCCTCGGCTACTCCCTGGTCAAGATCCCGCCCGCCAACGCCCTCGCCACCAAGCAGAGCAACGTCTACCTCTACGCGGACGGCAGCCAGCTCGCCCGCGACGGCGAGGTCAACCGGGAGAACGTCTCCCTCGCCCGGATCTCCAAGGCCGCCCAGCACGCCGTCCTGGCCGCCGAGGACCGCGACTTCTACACGGAGTCCGCCATCGACCCCAAGGCGATGCTCCGCGCCGCCTGGAACACCGCCACCGGCAAGGGCAAACAGTCCGGCTCCACGATCACCCAGCAGTACGTGAAGAACTATTACCTGGCCCAGGAGCAGACCGTCACCCGCAAGGTGAAGGAGTTCTTCATCTCGATCAAGCTGGACCGCACCGAGTCCAAGGCCCAGATCCTCGAGGGCTACCTCAACACCAGCTACTTCGGCCGCAACGCCTACGGCATCCAGGCCGCCGCCCAGGCCTACTACGGCGTCGACGCCACCGAACTCACCGCCGCCCAGGGCGCCTACCTCGCCGCACTGGTCAACGCGCCCAGCGAGTACGACGTCGTCGCCCACCCGGAGAACAAGACCTCCGCCGAGGCCCGCTGGAACTACGTCCTGGACGGCATGGTCACCAAGGGCTGGCTCAGCGCCTCCGACCGCGCCGGCATGAAGTTCCCGATGCCCAAGGAGGCCACCCTCTCCACCGGCATGTCCGGGCAGCGCGGCTACATCGTCACCGCGATCAAGGACTACCTCACCAAGAACAAGATCGTCGACGCGGACTCGCTCGACGCCGGCGGCTACCGCATCACCACCACCCTGCAGAAGAGCAAGCAGAACGCCTTCGTGGACGCGGTCAACGACCAGCTGATGGACAAGCTCGACAAGAAGAACCGCAAGGTCGACACGTACGTCCGCGCGGGCGGCGCCGCCGTCGATCCCAAGACCGGCAAGGTGCTCGCGATGTACGGCGGCATCGACTACGTGAAGCAGTACACGAACAACGCCACCCGCGGTGACTTCCAGGTCGGCTCCACCTTCAAGCCGTTCGTGTTCACCTCCGCCGTCCAGAACGACTCCCTCACCCAGGACGGCCGCACGATCACCCCGAACACGATCTACGACGGCACCAACAAACGCCCCGTCGTCGGCTGGGACGGCGGACCGTACGCCCCCGAGAACGAGGACCAGGTCTCCTACGGCGACATCACCGTCCGCGAGGCCACGGACAAGTCCGTCAACTCGGTGTACGCGCAGATGGCCGTCGACGTCGGCTCCGACAAGGTCAAGAAGACCGCGATCGCCCTCGGCATCCCCGCCGACACCCCCGACCTGACCGCGTCCCCGTCCATCGCGCTCGGCCCGTCCACCGCCAGCGTCCTCGACATGGCTCAGGCCTACGCCACGCTCGCCAACCACGGCAAGCACGGCACGTACACCATGATCGAGAAGATCACCAAGGACGGCAGCCAGGAGATCGAACTGCCCCGGCAGAAGACCCGCCAGGCCGTCAGCCGCGAGGCCGCCGACACCACGACCTCCGTCCTGCAGAGCGTCGTCGAGAACGGCACCGCCACCGCCGCCCAGGCCGCCGGCCGCCCCGCCGCGGGCAAGACCGGAACGGCGGAGGAGGACACCGCGGCCTGGTTCGCCGGCTACACCCCCGACCTCGCCACCGTCGTCTCCGTCATGGGCCAGGACCCGGTCACCGCCGCCCACAAGCCGCTGTACAACGCGATGGGCCTGCCCCGCATCAACGGCGGCGGGGCGCCCGCCGAGATCTGGGCGCAGTTCACCAAGGACGCCCTCAAGGGCAAGCCCGTCACCGATTTCGACCTCGAGCTCCAGCCCGGCGCCGAGGAGACGCAGGCACCGCCCTCCGACGTCCCGGTGGACCCGACCGCGGGCGGCCAGGACAACGGCGGCACCACGGGCGACACCACCGGCGGCCAGGACACCGAGGGCCAGACCGGCGGCCAGAGCGAGAGCGCCACGCCGAGCACGCCCAGCACGAGCGCCCCCGCGGACGGCGGCACCACCGACGGAGGCACGACCACCGACGGCGGCACGACGGACGGAGCCACGGGCGGCACGACGGGCGACACCACGACCGGAGGCACGACGGACGGCGGCACCACCGGAGAGACGTCCGGCGACACCACGGACGGCTCACAGGGCGGACCGACCACCGGAGGCCTGACGCCACAGTTCACGGGCACGAGAAGGCAGTGA
- a CDS encoding co-chaperone GroES: protein MSAKRNEHSTQHDKLPIRMLHDRVLVRQDTSEGERRSGGGILIPATAAVGRRLAWAEVVAVGQNVRTVEPGDRVLFDPEDRAEVEVRGVPYVLMRERDLHAVAADRFEGSEDTTGLYL from the coding sequence GTGAGCGCCAAGAGGAACGAGCACAGCACCCAGCACGACAAGCTGCCCATCCGGATGCTGCACGACCGTGTACTCGTGCGGCAGGACACCAGCGAGGGGGAGCGGCGTTCGGGCGGCGGCATTCTGATTCCCGCCACCGCGGCCGTGGGCCGTCGGCTGGCGTGGGCGGAGGTCGTCGCGGTGGGGCAGAACGTACGGACCGTGGAGCCGGGTGACCGGGTCCTGTTCGATCCGGAGGACCGGGCCGAGGTCGAGGTGCGGGGTGTCCCGTACGTGCTCATGCGCGAGCGGGACCTGCATGCTGTGGCCGCGGATCGGTTCGAGGGGTCCGAGGACACCACCGGGTTGTACCTGTAG
- a CDS encoding DUF3618 domain-containing protein, which yields MADTSDTRTPAQIEADIRRRREMLGETLDEIGVRVHPKTIVGDAKARVVSNIDHTLGRAYVGVNRAVTDVKAQFVDEEGAPRLERVVPVALVVVGVVGLLALGTRRRKG from the coding sequence GTGGCGGACACGTCGGACACGAGAACCCCGGCGCAGATCGAGGCGGACATCAGACGCCGCCGCGAGATGCTGGGCGAGACGCTCGACGAGATCGGGGTGCGGGTGCATCCGAAGACGATCGTGGGCGATGCCAAGGCCAGGGTCGTTTCGAATATCGATCACACCCTTGGGCGGGCCTATGTCGGGGTCAATCGGGCCGTGACGGACGTCAAGGCTCAGTTCGTGGACGAGGAGGGCGCGCCGAGGCTGGAGCGGGTCGTGCCCGTCGCGCTCGTCGTGGTCGGGGTCGTGGGGCTGCTGGCCCTGGGGACCCGGCGGCGCAAGGGCTGA